In the Chromatiaceae bacterium genome, one interval contains:
- the ftsL gene encoding cell division protein FtsL, with protein MTRAQAFWLVILVVAVIVSGISVVYAKLASRSLFVELQQARAMRDQADIEWGRLQLELATSGALGRVMTIAGERLQMHAPTAEQVVVVK; from the coding sequence ATGACCCGCGCACAGGCGTTCTGGCTGGTGATCCTGGTCGTCGCGGTAATCGTAAGCGGTATCTCGGTCGTGTACGCGAAACTGGCGTCGCGCTCGCTGTTCGTCGAGTTGCAGCAGGCGCGCGCGATGCGGGACCAGGCTGACATCGAATGGGGACGTCTGCAGTTGGAACTGGCGACCAGTGGCGCCCTGGGAAGGGTGATGACGATCGCCGGCGAGCGCCTGCAGATGCATGCGCCGACGGCCGAACAGGTCGTGGTGGTCAAGTAG
- a CDS encoding UDP-N-acetylmuramoyl-L-alanyl-D-glutamate--2,6-diaminopimelate ligase, translating to MLLADLVPGLSAIDWARHQLVGSLALDSREIERHGLWLALQGSRGHALDHFDDARRRGAAAVIAEPGGAWDRDRIARLSTEVPVIALPGLRRQAGEIAARFFGQAAHAMRVIGVTGTNGKTSVTHFLAQALSTRVPAAVLGTVGNGFPGELQPSTHTTLDTVNLHATLGGLFARGARAVAMEVSSHALHQDRVAGVPFHTAVFTNLSRDHQDYHGDMQAYADAKARLFRGAGLSLAVINTDDPVGARLAAEVRERTYTIAVGSSSGVVRLGDRYLLLRDIETRADGLRVLFDSSWGPGELSSHLLGRFNGENLALALAVLLAWDMPPASAVAALKQVMPVAGRMMVFLAPNKPRVVVDYAHTPDALENVLNSLRAHTSGRLICVFGCGGDRDRGKRPQMGEIAQRLADRVVLTDDNPRSEPPGQIVDEILAGMSAQDGILVEHDRARAIQTSIAAAGPNDLVLVAGKGHEDYQETDGRRRPFSDIEQVHTALHGGAA from the coding sequence ATGTTGCTGGCCGACCTGGTGCCCGGCCTGTCGGCTATCGACTGGGCACGGCATCAGCTCGTCGGCTCCCTGGCGCTGGACAGTCGCGAGATCGAGCGGCACGGCCTCTGGCTGGCGCTTCAGGGGTCGCGTGGGCATGCCCTGGATCACTTCGACGACGCACGGCGTCGCGGTGCCGCGGCGGTGATCGCTGAACCTGGCGGTGCCTGGGATCGCGACCGCATCGCACGTCTGTCGACCGAGGTGCCGGTGATCGCGCTACCCGGGCTGCGACGCCAGGCCGGTGAGATCGCTGCGCGATTCTTCGGGCAGGCGGCGCACGCCATGCGGGTGATCGGCGTCACCGGGACCAATGGCAAAACCAGCGTCACGCATTTTCTTGCCCAGGCCCTTTCGACGCGCGTGCCGGCTGCGGTGCTCGGCACGGTCGGCAACGGTTTCCCGGGCGAACTGCAGCCGTCGACCCATACGACCCTGGACACGGTCAATCTGCACGCAACGCTCGGCGGGTTGTTCGCGCGCGGTGCACGTGCGGTGGCGATGGAGGTCTCGTCCCATGCGCTGCACCAGGACCGGGTCGCGGGAGTGCCGTTCCACACCGCGGTATTCACCAATCTGAGCCGCGATCACCAGGACTACCACGGTGACATGCAGGCGTATGCGGATGCCAAGGCGCGCCTGTTCCGGGGTGCCGGCCTGAGCCTCGCGGTGATCAATACCGACGACCCGGTCGGTGCGAGGTTGGCCGCAGAGGTACGTGAGCGTACCTATACGATAGCGGTCGGCAGCAGTTCGGGTGTGGTCCGGCTGGGTGACAGGTACCTGTTGCTGCGCGACATCGAGACGCGCGCAGACGGTCTGCGGGTGCTGTTCGATTCGAGCTGGGGGCCGGGCGAGCTGTCGAGCCATTTGCTCGGGCGGTTCAACGGTGAAAATCTGGCCCTCGCGCTGGCGGTGCTGCTGGCCTGGGACATGCCGCCCGCGAGCGCGGTCGCGGCCCTCAAACAGGTGATGCCGGTTGCCGGCCGCATGATGGTGTTTCTGGCGCCGAACAAACCGCGCGTGGTCGTCGACTATGCGCACACGCCGGACGCGCTCGAAAACGTGTTGAACAGTCTGCGGGCGCACACCAGCGGGCGCCTGATCTGTGTGTTTGGCTGTGGTGGCGATCGCGACCGTGGCAAGCGGCCGCAGATGGGTGAGATCGCGCAACGTCTCGCGGATCGGGTGGTATTGACCGACGACAACCCGCGTTCGGAGCCGCCTGGACAGATCGTCGACGAGATCCTCGCGGGGATGAGCGCACAGGACGGCATCCTCGTGGAACACGACCGGGCACGCGCGATCCAGACGAGCATCGCGGCGGCCGGCCCCAACGACCTGGTGCTGGTTGCCGGCAAGGGGCACGAGGACTACCAGGAAACGGACGGCCGGCGGCGCCCGTTCAGCGACATCGAGCAGGTGCACACCGCGTTGCACGGAGGTGCGGCGTGA
- a CDS encoding penicillin-binding protein 2 — MAARRDKRARQVRREEKALPSYAGRRYTVLAVFAFAGVALVWRAVDQQILEKDFLQSEGADRYLARVEVPAHRGLITDRRGDVLALSTPVDSIAANPRELGGDPQQTAALARALGMDPDQLRSRLAQYAGRQFVYLKRRVPPSEATHVTDVVKAHGIRGVHVEREYKRYYPAGEVFAHVIGFTDVEDAGQEGLELQFDKELRGEPGEKLVLRDGRRQVVDDVENIRSPRAGDHLALSIDQRLQFIAYRELKAAVKRHRAVSGSLVMLDVRSGEILAMVNQPSFNPNGSRSNRGGRLRNRALTDLFEPGSTMKPFTVAAALDAGVIRADSTIDTSPGYFHVGAAQVKDHHNNGVIDIATVLSRSSNVGAGKIALSMDKQTLWRVMDHLGFGQSPAVGFPGAVAGQLNDFRRWARIDQATLSFGYGISVTALQLAQAYAALANDGVSIPATLLKREAPAAGRRVFGAATSASVRRMLEAVASSDGTAPEAAVPGYRVAGKTGTVKKFGANGYNDDRYLSLFAGMAPAGQPRIAVVVIINEPRGEKYYGGQVAGPVFSAVMGETLRLLNIEPDGGIDPALRLAHAGAAR; from the coding sequence ATGGCAGCGCGTCGCGACAAACGGGCCCGTCAGGTGCGGCGTGAGGAGAAGGCGCTGCCGAGCTATGCCGGTCGCCGCTACACCGTGCTGGCGGTTTTCGCGTTCGCGGGTGTTGCGCTGGTCTGGCGCGCCGTCGACCAGCAGATCCTGGAAAAGGACTTCCTCCAGTCGGAGGGGGCCGACCGCTACCTCGCGCGCGTCGAGGTGCCGGCGCATCGCGGCCTTATCACCGACCGGCGCGGCGACGTCCTGGCGCTCAGTACACCGGTCGATTCCATTGCCGCGAACCCGCGCGAACTTGGCGGTGATCCACAGCAGACAGCGGCGCTGGCACGTGCATTGGGGATGGATCCAGACCAGTTGCGCAGCCGTTTGGCGCAGTATGCCGGGAGGCAATTCGTCTACCTCAAGCGGCGCGTGCCTCCTTCCGAGGCAACGCATGTGACGGACGTCGTCAAGGCGCACGGTATCCGCGGCGTGCATGTCGAGCGTGAATACAAGCGCTACTATCCGGCCGGCGAGGTGTTTGCGCACGTGATCGGATTCACCGATGTCGAGGATGCCGGCCAGGAAGGGCTGGAACTCCAGTTCGACAAGGAGTTGCGCGGCGAGCCCGGTGAAAAGCTGGTACTGCGTGATGGCCGGCGACAGGTCGTCGACGACGTAGAGAACATCCGCAGTCCGCGTGCCGGCGACCACCTTGCGCTGAGTATCGATCAGCGCCTGCAGTTCATTGCCTACCGTGAACTCAAGGCGGCCGTGAAGCGGCACCGTGCCGTGTCCGGGTCGCTGGTGATGCTCGATGTGCGCTCCGGCGAGATCCTGGCGATGGTGAACCAGCCGTCGTTCAACCCGAATGGCAGCCGATCGAACCGCGGTGGGCGACTGCGCAACCGCGCGCTGACCGACCTGTTCGAACCCGGCTCGACGATGAAGCCCTTTACTGTCGCTGCGGCACTGGATGCAGGCGTGATCCGTGCCGACTCGACCATCGACACCTCTCCCGGCTACTTCCATGTGGGTGCGGCGCAGGTCAAGGATCACCACAACAACGGTGTGATCGATATCGCGACCGTGCTCAGCCGCTCGAGCAACGTCGGGGCCGGCAAGATCGCATTGTCCATGGACAAGCAGACGCTGTGGCGGGTGATGGATCACCTCGGTTTCGGGCAAAGCCCCGCAGTCGGGTTTCCGGGGGCGGTCGCCGGGCAGTTGAACGATTTCCGGCGTTGGGCGCGGATCGATCAGGCCACCTTGTCGTTCGGTTACGGTATCTCGGTCACGGCACTGCAACTCGCCCAGGCGTATGCTGCGCTCGCCAATGACGGGGTGTCGATTCCGGCGACGCTGCTGAAGCGTGAGGCGCCCGCCGCCGGTCGGCGGGTATTCGGTGCGGCGACCAGCGCCAGTGTGCGCCGGATGCTCGAGGCGGTCGCCTCGTCGGATGGCACCGCACCGGAAGCTGCCGTGCCCGGTTACCGGGTCGCCGGCAAGACCGGTACGGTAAAGAAGTTTGGTGCCAACGGCTACAACGACGACCGCTACCTGTCGCTGTTCGCCGGTATGGCGCCGGCCGGTCAACCGCGTATAGCAGTGGTCGTCATCATCAACGAACCCCGTGGCGAAAAATACTATGGCGGCCAGGTCGCCGGCCCGGTGTTCTCCGCGGTGATGGGCGAGACACTGCGTCTACTCAACATTGAACCCGACGGCGGGATCGATCCGGCGCTGCGCCTGGCCCACGCGGGGGCGGCTAGATGA
- the mraZ gene encoding division/cell wall cluster transcriptional repressor MraZ: MFLGVSTLNLDAKGRLAVPAKYRDALAQCCASRVVVTVNPDDKERCLLLYPENEWFEVARELSRRDSMHPMIRAMQRLMVGYASEHELDAQGRILLSAEQREFAGLGKKVALVGQANKIEIWDADVWSGNREQWLTAVAPGSNGLPEELKGFRL; encoded by the coding sequence GTGTTTTTGGGGGTCAGCACGCTCAATCTCGACGCCAAGGGGCGCCTGGCGGTACCGGCCAAGTACCGCGATGCGCTGGCGCAGTGCTGTGCCTCGCGGGTGGTTGTGACGGTCAACCCGGATGACAAGGAACGCTGTCTGCTGCTGTACCCCGAAAACGAATGGTTCGAGGTCGCGCGCGAGCTCTCGCGGCGCGACTCCATGCACCCGATGATCCGCGCGATGCAGCGACTGATGGTGGGTTATGCGTCCGAGCATGAGCTGGACGCCCAGGGGCGCATTCTGCTTTCCGCCGAGCAGCGCGAGTTCGCGGGCCTGGGTAAGAAGGTCGCGCTGGTCGGCCAGGCAAACAAGATCGAGATCTGGGATGCCGATGTCTGGAGCGGCAACCGCGAACAATGGTTGACGGCAGTGGCACCGGGTTCGAATGGTCTGCCGGAGGAGCTGAAGGGGTTCCGCTTGTGA
- a CDS encoding UDP-N-acetylmuramoyl-tripeptide--D-alanyl-D-alanine ligase, with the protein MLNGTLRGADARFDGVSTDSRTLRTGELFVALRGPNFDGHDYLATAHAGGAAGAMVEHAADTPLALVEVSDTLLGLGELGRQWRQRHAVRVVAVTGSNGKTTLKEMIAAILARRGGVLATRGNLNNAIGVPLTLSRLRDEPYAVIELGANHPGEIEYLAGLACPDVAVLNNAGRAHLEGFGSLEGVARAKAEIIRGLAADGTFVFNADDAFAGLWRDLGHDLTQRTFGVVQPADVSSPRDAYVVQWHGNRFEARFPVRCDHGEVELRLPLAGEHNRMNALAAVAAGLAAGADLDDAVKALAGLAPVPGRLCPLPGIDGARLIDDSYNANPDSVAAALRVLAAAPGRRTLVLGDLAELGDSAHELHRQLGGLASEAGIDRLFTVGALSGHAGELFTGEHRHFAERESLIETLTADLSPDDSLLIKGSRSARMDRVVDALRATEAAC; encoded by the coding sequence ATGCTCAACGGCACACTGCGCGGCGCAGACGCGCGTTTTGACGGTGTCAGTACCGACAGCCGCACGCTGCGCACCGGCGAGTTGTTCGTCGCGTTGCGCGGTCCGAATTTCGATGGTCACGACTATCTCGCGACTGCCCATGCCGGCGGTGCTGCCGGCGCGATGGTCGAGCATGCGGCCGATACGCCGCTGGCGCTTGTCGAGGTCAGCGATACCTTGCTCGGTCTTGGCGAACTCGGACGGCAGTGGCGGCAGCGCCATGCGGTTCGGGTGGTCGCAGTGACCGGCAGCAACGGGAAGACTACGCTCAAAGAAATGATCGCCGCGATCCTGGCACGACGCGGCGGGGTGCTGGCCACCCGCGGTAATCTGAACAACGCGATCGGCGTCCCCCTGACGCTCAGCCGTTTACGCGACGAACCCTATGCGGTGATCGAACTCGGTGCGAACCACCCGGGCGAGATCGAATATCTCGCCGGCCTGGCGTGTCCGGATGTGGCGGTGTTGAACAATGCAGGCCGGGCCCACCTCGAGGGCTTCGGAAGTCTCGAAGGCGTGGCGCGTGCGAAGGCCGAGATCATCCGCGGCCTCGCTGCCGACGGTACCTTCGTGTTCAACGCCGACGATGCGTTCGCCGGACTTTGGCGAGATCTGGGACACGACCTCACGCAGCGCACGTTCGGGGTCGTGCAGCCGGCGGATGTATCGAGCCCACGAGACGCTTACGTGGTGCAGTGGCACGGCAATCGCTTCGAAGCGCGCTTCCCGGTGCGCTGCGACCACGGCGAGGTAGAACTCCGCCTGCCACTGGCCGGCGAGCACAATCGCATGAATGCACTCGCCGCGGTCGCGGCGGGTCTCGCCGCAGGTGCGGATCTCGACGATGCGGTGAAGGCATTGGCCGGTCTGGCACCGGTCCCCGGTCGCTTGTGCCCGCTGCCGGGCATCGACGGCGCACGCTTGATCGACGACAGCTACAACGCCAATCCCGATTCGGTTGCGGCCGCGCTGCGCGTACTCGCCGCTGCGCCCGGACGCCGCACGCTGGTGCTCGGCGACCTCGCCGAGCTGGGTGATTCGGCGCACGAACTGCATCGCCAGCTGGGCGGATTGGCCTCGGAGGCCGGCATCGACCGACTGTTCACCGTCGGGGCCCTGAGTGGGCATGCCGGCGAATTGTTTACCGGCGAACACCGTCACTTCGCGGAGCGTGAATCCCTGATCGAGACATTGACGGCGGACCTGTCGCCTGACGACAGCCTGCTGATCAAGGGATCGCGGTCGGCACGCATGGACCGGGTCGTCGATGCGCTGCGTGCGACGGAGGCGGCATGCTGA
- the rsmH gene encoding 16S rRNA (cytosine(1402)-N(4))-methyltransferase RsmH, translating into MVDGSGTGFEWSAGGAEGVPLVSPAPAEHVPVLLEEAVTALKIRPDGIYVDGTFGRGGHSARILGELNADGRLLAFDKDEHAVLVARERFSNDHRFSIVHGSFAALAAVAAERGLTGRVDGLLLDLGVSSPQIDDPQRGFSFLGDGPLDMRMDQTSGRRAADWLAHADEAEIADVLHLYGEERFARRIARALVARRQLAPIGSTRELAELVEQACPVKERHKHPATRTFQAIRIFLNRELEDLQLCLRDSLDVLARGARLVVISFHSLEDRIVKRFMRDAARGPRLPKHLPVQHVETVGRIRVVGKSQQASAAEIARNPRARSAVLRVAEVLA; encoded by the coding sequence ATGGTTGACGGCAGTGGCACCGGGTTCGAATGGTCTGCCGGAGGAGCTGAAGGGGTTCCGCTTGTGAGCCCTGCGCCGGCTGAACACGTACCGGTGCTGCTCGAAGAGGCTGTCACCGCACTCAAGATCCGCCCCGATGGCATCTACGTCGACGGTACCTTCGGGCGCGGCGGACACAGTGCGCGGATCCTGGGCGAACTCAACGCGGATGGCCGGTTGCTCGCATTCGATAAGGATGAACACGCGGTGTTGGTGGCGCGCGAACGTTTCTCCAATGATCATCGTTTCAGCATAGTGCACGGCAGCTTCGCCGCACTGGCCGCAGTGGCCGCCGAGCGCGGCCTTACCGGGCGGGTCGACGGTTTGTTGCTGGATCTGGGCGTGTCGTCGCCGCAGATCGACGATCCGCAACGCGGGTTCAGCTTTCTCGGCGACGGTCCGCTCGACATGCGCATGGACCAGACAAGCGGGCGACGCGCGGCCGACTGGCTGGCGCATGCCGACGAGGCCGAGATCGCCGATGTGCTGCACCTTTACGGCGAGGAGCGTTTCGCACGGCGCATCGCCAGGGCGCTGGTGGCGCGTCGCCAGCTGGCGCCGATCGGCAGCACGCGCGAACTGGCGGAGTTGGTCGAACAGGCGTGCCCGGTCAAAGAGCGCCACAAGCACCCGGCCACGCGCACCTTCCAGGCGATTCGGATCTTCCTGAACCGTGAACTCGAGGACCTGCAGCTGTGCCTGCGTGATTCCCTGGATGTTCTCGCCCGCGGGGCCCGCCTGGTGGTGATCAGTTTTCACTCGCTCGAAGACCGCATCGTCAAGCGCTTCATGCGCGATGCGGCGCGCGGTCCCAGGTTGCCGAAGCACCTGCCGGTGCAACACGTCGAGACCGTCGGGCGGATACGCGTCGTCGGCAAATCACAGCAGGCATCGGCTGCGGAGATCGCACGTAACCCGCGTGCGCGCAGTGCGGTGTTGCGCGTCGCCGAGGTGCTCGCATGA
- a CDS encoding phospho-N-acetylmuramoyl-pentapeptide-transferase translates to MLITLADYLAQFDSGFLVFRYITLRTILAVLTALVISFMVGPAMIRRLSRYKIGQMVRDDGPQTHLSKSGTPTMGGALILVAVAVATLLWADLGNRYVWTVLLTTLAFGAVGLWDDYRKLVLKDSRGLPARWKYLWQSLFGLAAAVALYAAANLPTETQLLIPFLKDVVVDLGGWFVLWAYLVIVGSSNAVNLTDGLDGLAILPTVLVAGALGVFAYTSGHARIAEYLLIPHLPGVGELAVLCGALVGAGLGFLWFNAYPAQVFMGDVGALALGAALGTLAVAVRQEVTLFIMGGVFVVETVSVMLQVASFKLTGRRIFRMAPIHHHFELKGWPEPRVIVRFWIITVILVLVGLASLKLR, encoded by the coding sequence ATGCTGATTACGCTGGCCGACTATCTCGCGCAGTTCGACAGCGGCTTCCTGGTATTCCGCTACATCACTCTGCGGACCATCCTCGCGGTGCTGACCGCACTGGTGATCTCGTTCATGGTCGGACCGGCGATGATCCGCCGGTTGAGCCGCTACAAGATCGGTCAGATGGTGCGCGACGACGGACCACAGACGCACCTTTCGAAATCGGGCACTCCGACCATGGGTGGGGCCCTGATCCTGGTAGCGGTCGCGGTCGCCACTCTGTTGTGGGCGGACCTCGGCAATCGCTATGTATGGACCGTGCTGCTGACCACCCTCGCGTTTGGTGCGGTCGGTCTGTGGGACGACTATCGCAAATTGGTGCTGAAGGATTCGCGCGGTCTTCCGGCGCGCTGGAAATATCTCTGGCAGTCGCTGTTTGGACTGGCGGCCGCAGTGGCGCTGTATGCCGCGGCAAACCTGCCAACCGAGACCCAGCTGCTGATCCCGTTTCTCAAGGACGTGGTCGTCGACCTGGGTGGCTGGTTCGTGCTGTGGGCCTACCTGGTGATCGTAGGCTCGTCGAATGCGGTGAATCTCACCGATGGCCTGGACGGACTGGCGATCCTGCCGACCGTGCTGGTGGCCGGTGCACTCGGTGTCTTCGCGTACACCTCCGGTCACGCGCGAATCGCCGAATATCTGTTGATACCGCATCTACCCGGGGTCGGCGAACTGGCTGTGCTGTGCGGCGCCCTGGTAGGTGCGGGTCTTGGTTTTCTCTGGTTCAACGCCTATCCCGCCCAGGTGTTCATGGGCGATGTCGGCGCACTCGCGCTGGGCGCGGCACTCGGCACCCTGGCGGTCGCAGTCCGCCAGGAAGTCACGTTGTTCATCATGGGCGGGGTATTCGTAGTCGAGACAGTCTCGGTAATGTTGCAGGTGGCTTCTTTCAAGCTGACCGGTCGGCGTATCTTCCGTATGGCGCCGATACACCACCATTTCGAACTCAAGGGCTGGCCGGAACCACGCGTGATCGTGCGCTTCTGGATCATAACCGTCATCCTGGTGCTGGTGGGTCTCGCCAGCCTGAAACTTCGGTGA